GTGGGTCACCCTGACGCACACGATGCGCCGGCACGCGCACCGCCACACTTCCGGCGAAGGGCACATCTATCAAGGGCGGTTCAAGAGTTTTCCGGTGCAAGACGACCGGCACTTTCTGGTCGTATGTCGTTATGTCGAACGCAACGCCCGGCAGGCTGGCCTGGTAACTTTGGCCGAAGACTGGAAATGGGGATCGCTCGCCCGTTGGTTGGCCAAGCCGCGGCGAAAGCCCGATCTCCTGACGCCGTGGCCGATCGCCCGACCTGGTCATTGGAAAGACCGAGTCAATCAGGCGATGTCCAAGAAAGAAGTCGACGCCGTCCGCCACGCGATCCGCCGAGGCTCTCCCTTCGGCGATCCCGATTGGACCCAGTCTATTGCCCGCCGCCTGAACCTAGATTCCACCCTCCGCCCCCGCGGCAGGCCGAAGAAGGTAGCGCCTGGTCGAAACAAAGAGTTCTGACACCTTTTCTGCTCCAAGTCCGTCTGCGCCGCGATGATCGTGTCTTCGATCGTCGTCGTATCCCCTTGATCGCCATGGTAGATTTCGGCGGCGAGAATCACTTCCGTATCGAGATCGACCGCGTTCTCGGCCTTGTATTTCAGGTGCGTGCGGCCATCTTTCATCTTGCCGATCTTGGCGTCGGGGGCCGACTTGCTGACCCATTCTTCGTTCGAGACCTTCTTGTCTTTCCGCCGCTGATCGAACCTGCGCAGCTCCTCTAAAAACGATTCACGGTGCCGTCGTAGCAGCAAGCGATGCCCGGCGATGCAATGTCCTGCTCTGCCTCTAGCTTCAGCCTAATTTCTTCATTCATCGTTTCCCTCGTTGCACTAACCGCACAAGTCGGCCTCGTGGATGTTTTAACGTTGCTAGTTCCCGGAATCGTTGTCTCCTTGGTCTCCGTGTTTTTCGCAGCACGATTTGCAACTATCGATTCATGGCGGCAGAAGGGCATTGGAGCGTCAAGAAAGATCGACAACACAGCAGGAGCGTTTATGTCGGCTTTCTGAAATCGGCGGGTTTGTCGATGATCTGCACCCCATTCCCTCGCCCGCGCTGCGGGCTACCGTTTTACCCAACCCCGCGATCCAACATTCGATAGTTAATCGCCTCGCTCACATGCGGGATGTCGATGTTGGTCGCTCCGTCGAGGTCGGCGATCGTGCGGGCCGTCCTTAGGACTTTGTCGTGGGCTCGGGCCGATAGGCCTAGGCTGGCGACGCTTTGTTTAAGCAGGGCCATGCTGGCGTCGGTTAGGTGGCAGAACTTGCGGATTTCTCGGGACGACATCTGGCCGTTGTAGCGGGTTTTGCTGCCGATGAAGCGGCGGGCTTGGATTTTTCTCGCTTCCATCACTTGGGCCCGCATCTCTTCGCTGCTGATGCCGGGGGTCTTCGACGACAGTTCGCTGAAGGGAACGGCCGGGACTTCGATTTGGATATCGATCCGGTCGAGCAGCGGGCCGCTGATTTTGCCAATGTACCGTTCGACCTGCGGTACGCTGCAGTGGCAGTCGCGGCGGGGATCGTTGCGATAACCGCAAGGGCAAGGGTTCATCGCGGCGACCAGCATAAAGTCGGCCGGAAAGGTCGTGCTTCGAGTCGCCCGGGCGATCGTCACGTTGCCATCTTCCAGCGGCTGCCGCATCACCTCGAGCGTACGTCGCTGAAACTCGGGCAGTTCATCCAGGAACAGCACGCCGTTGTGACTATGGGAGATCTCGCCAGGCGATGGTGGGTTGCCGCCGCCTACTAAACCGGCTTCGCTGATCGTATGGTGCGGCGAACGAAACGGACGCTGCGTTAGCAGCGGTTGGTTGCCGGGAAGCCGACCGGTGACGCTGTAGATGCGGGTCGTTTCGACCGATTCGCTCGGCGTCAGGTCGGGCAAGATCGATGGCACCCGCTTGGCCAGCATCGTCTTGCCAGAGCCGGGCGGGCCAACCATCAACAGGTTATGGGCCGCAGCGGCGGCGATCACCAAGGCCCGCTTCGCCATCTCTTGGCCGCGGACGTCGGCGAAGTCGACATCGTAGCTGCTGTACTGCCGGAAGTATTCTTCGATCCTGGGCGGGACCGGTTCGATGTCGATCGCGCCGGAGAGAAAGCCGACCGCTTCGGCCAGCGAGCGGACCGGGATCGCTTCAATCTCTTCGACAACCGCCGCCTCGGCGCCATTTTCGGCCGGTAGGACGATTCCCTTCAAGCCAAGTGCGGCGGCCTGCATCGCCTTCGAGAGCGAGCCTTTGATCGGCCGCATCGAGCCGTCAAGCGCTAGCTCTCCGACGACGGCGTAGTCGGCAAACCGCTCGGACCGGATCTGCCCGCTGGCGGCCAAAATGCCCAGCGAGGTCGGCAAGTCGAACGCGGCGGCGTTCTTGGGCAGGTCGGCCGGGGCCATGTTGACCACCACGCGATCCTGCGGGCGGACGTAGCCGCTGTTGACGATCGCCCGCTCGATACGGTGAATGCTCTCTTTGACGGCCGCCTCGGGCAGGCCAACCATCACGGTCTTGGGCATCGAGGTGGGAGAAATGTCGACTTCGATGTCGACCGGAACGGCGTCGATGCCCAGCAGCGAAAAGGTCCGAAGTTTTGCCAGCATCCCGCAATCGTCCTCCCAGAAACCCCGCCGTCTGGGCGGAAACCCAACCATTCTGCAGAACGGCGACGGCAGATGCAAGCGCCGCGGTGGTTTTTGCAAGAAAAGCTAGTTGTCAAAGGGGATACGATCCGGGTTGGCCAAATGGTGCTGAATCGCGAGGGCCTCTTCCTTCTTCATATTTTCTTTCGAGTGCTCGCCGAAAATGTCGAGTTTGAACTCGTTGATCAGGTCACGATAGGGAGTCAGCTTGTCTTGGGCGACGCGGTTGCCGGTCAATTGACAGTAGCGATCCCAGGTGACGTTCTTCGAGAGTCGCTCAAAGTTGCCGAACAGATCGACCGCGAGTCCTTCATGGTGAAATACGCCGGGCATTTGAGCCGCGACGGCCGCCGCGATGCGGTCACGATCGCACGGGTGCGTGTCGAAGAGCCCCGTCCGCTCGCTTTCGATCGACGTTTTGACGTCGCGTTTGATTTCGTCAGGCAGGTGCCGAAGCTGGACCTTCAGGAAGGCGGTGATGTCGTCGACCATCGCGCCGCGCTGGAAGACGGCCGAGAGCATTTCAATCGAGAGCCCATAGGCGGCGTTGATCAATCGCATTCGCTGCGACGTCTGCTGAAAAGCGGTGCTGCCAGCCAGGCGAATTTCGTACTGATCGGCGTCGTATTCCATCTGCCGCAGCAGGAAGCCGGCCGCAAAGTGCCCGATATACATTAAGATCCAAAGCAGGCCGCGCGAGATCCAAACGAACAGCATCGTCAGGTACAGAAACACGCCGATCCGCAGGTCGACGCCTTCCGCCGTTTCGGCCAGCCAGACGTCCCACTCGTCGCGCATGTAGACGACGCGGGCAAACCAATGACTGATGCTTCGCACAACGTACGTAAGCCGCATCCCGGCGCCCTGGCTGAAGTGACCGAACTCATGCGCCAGCACGCCGGCGAATTGCCGAGTCGTCAATCCAGCCGCCAGCGGCACGCCGATCGTTAAGACCAGGTCGTTGCCGCGCAGCACGCTCCACATGCCGTTGCGGAAACTGGCCGACGCGTTCATCTGGTCATCGATGTCGATCCGCTTCGGGAACGGCGCCCCGACCAAGGAACAGATCTTGGCGACAAATTCAAACAGCAGCGGATCGCTCTTCTCGGTCAACGACCGCGTCCGATGTTCGTAAGCAGGCCGAGCGAACAGCGGCTTCAGCATGAACAAGATGCCAATGCTGGCGACGACCGGCGGAGCGATGTAGAGCAGAAATACAAAAATCGCCGCCCGTCCGCGCGCGACGCCCAACATGCCCACATGATTGACCAGGTGGTAATAGACGCCGTAACCGATCAGGCCGATAAAGGCGAGATAGATCAGCGGCAGCGCAACCATGACGACCGAGACGATCAACGCGCTGATCACATACAGGGGGCGCGTCTTGGGACGCTCGAACGAGCCCCGAAACGATCCCATCACCGCGGCCCGCAGCTGATCGTCGCTCAGCTTCTGCTTCGGCATGACCGATTCTGTCCGCCGAGCCGCTGCGGCCGGCGCCGCTGGCTTGGCGGATTTCCGCTGCACGCCGCCAGGCGATCTTCGGGCAGGCTGCGCCGTCGATATGTGCGGCGCAGCGGGCGAAGCCTTGGGGACTTGCGCTTCCTGCTTGGGGATCTGGATTATCTCGCCGCATTTGGGGCACTTCCCCTTTTTCCCCTGCTTGTCCGACGAAACGTTGAATGCCGCCTGACAACCGCTGCAGCGAAACTGAATCATGGGAAGGCGCCTGCAAATTTTGAGGGTCGTTCGCGCGGCGATTCTAGCGGCGCGATCAACCTTCGAGGGAGGAATAATGCGACCTCGCCGCTATTTCAGCGGCGAGTAATCGGTCGGTACCATCATGGTGCTTTGCACCTTGGTCACGACCGGACCATCGGCGCGCGACTCCGCTTTCATCTTGACCCACTCCGGATCGCCGCGGAACGACGCCCACGACTTTTGCGCGGCCGCGTCATCCTTGTGCGCCACGACGTAGATCAACACGTCGGGCGTGTCGGTCGGCGTGAAGTAAAAAATGTGCGTCATGCCGGCCTTGGTGAACAGGTCGAGCTCGCCATCCCGAAAGCGCTTGTGCAAATTGGGCAAACGGCCAGGATCGCAGGTGTACTTGCGCAGTTCAAACTGACGCACGTCCGAACCGTTCTTCAGGTTGTGGGGCGAGAAGTCGGTTTCGGTCATGTAAACCGACTCCGCCTTTTTGACCAGCTTGCCGTTTTCTTCGGAAGCGGCTTTCGCGTTTTGCCACTCAGGATCGGCGACGAACGCGGCCCAGCTCTGCTTGGCCGCTTCGGGGCTGTCGTGCTTCAGGATGTAGATCAGCGTGTTCTCTTTTTGGGCCGAATCGAGCGGGGTCCAGTAGCCCATGTTCTGCATGCCGTGCTTCTCGAACAGCCCTGCGGTGTGATCACGGAACCGGGCGTTCAGCGCGTCCAGCTTCCCTTCGTTGGCGGTATAAATGCGCAATTCATACACTGGTTTGTCTTCCGCTTGGGCGAACGAGGCGAAAACGACAGTCGCCAGGGCGGCGGACATCAGCAAGAACGATTTCATAGCAATCTTTCCAGGGCAGGAATCAAGAAAGGGCGTGGTTGCGATTCTAATCGAACCAGTCGGCCCAAGTCGAATTTTTTCGGCCAGAATCATCTGCAGCCTAACGGTTTTGCCCGAACCAAAGTGGTGCGAAACAATACAATACAAGTTGCCGCGAAAGTAGAACGGATAGTCGCTGGTCGTCGCTCTAACCCGCGGGTAGCGACGGCGAGAGGAAAGTCCGGGCTCCACAGGACAGGGCGGTCGGTAACGCCGACCGGTCGTGAGGCTAGGGAAAGTGCAACAGAAAGCAAACCGCCGAAGCCCCAGTTAAATGGGGCTGGTAAGGGTGAAACGGTGCGGTAAGAGCGCACCAGCAGACGGGGCGACTCGTCTGGCTAGGTAAACCCCGCCCGGAGCAAGGCGAACAGGCAGAAGAACCGCAGCGGCGCAAGTCGCTACGGTTCGCGGTTTCGTCCGAACCGCCACCACTGCCGGGTATGCTGCTAGAGGCGGCGAGCAATCGTCGTCGTAGAGGAATGGCTATCAGCCGCGCTTGCGCGGTTACAAAACCCGGCTTATAGTTTTACTTTCGCGGCTTTTCTTCTTTACTCTTCGAGTCGAATCTTGACGTCGACTTCGTCCCCGTGGGCTTCGATCCGCTGGATCACCTCGCTCAGCTTATCCTTGGCCGACATGCCGATCTCTTTGATTCCGCGGGTCGCCGATTCGCCCAGATCTTTTTCGTCGATGTTTTCTAGCACCAAGGTCCCCTTCTCGACCGCCGCCTTTCCCAGCGGGGCGGTCGCCTCGATGATGCGATCCAATTTTCCTTCGGTTCGCTCAGCGGCGCCGACGACCCGCTCCAGCTTCCCCAACACCTGATAGCCGAAGCCGCCGGCGCCCACGACCAACAGCAGCATCAGACCGATCAGCACGTTTTGTCGCGTTTCGCTCATCGCAAATCACTCCTTCGCCTGCGCGGTGACGTAGTTCGACAGGTGATGCACGTTTTCGGCGAACGTGCGACTACGAATCACGCCCGAGGCGTTGTTTAGTTTTTGATAATGTTTCGTCGTTCCTGGTTTGATCCACGCACCGCGCTCGTCGAGTCCGGCGATCGCCGCCGAGACTTTCGCTACGGAGTAACTGGCCTGCTTCTTCGCCTGGCCCGCGTTCAGCCGATCGAGCGTCCGCGGGCGATAACGCTGGTACTCTTCGGCCAGCGCATCGACTCGCGAGTCGACCGTAAAGCTGTAGTGGGTCGGCACATCAGCGGCGTCGTAGGTTAACTGGTAGTCGTTCGTGAAGTAGAGCGGGCGATTTGTATGCAGTTCGTAAAACCTAGCCAATTTTTTGCCCGGCAACTGTGAACTCTTCAAATAAGCGAGCGCCGCGGGGATCGGCTCCAGGTACTTCGCTTTGCGCAACGTCGCTTTGGCGTCGGCCACCGTCGGCTCGACAGCCGAGACCGCGACTGCCGGTAACGAGCAGGCGAAAACGATCCACAGAAGCTGGGATTTTTTCATAGAACCGAAACTCCAGAAGGGGGCATCGGGAATTTCTCTGATTTTCGGTCCTCGCCGCGCGACACACAAGCAACCAGCAGCCATGAACATGTAATTAGGCGTTCATGTGATCAACCTGGGGGACAAGAAAAGAGCAACGCCCGCTTAGCGAGCGGGCGTCAGGGTGGGCAACTTCTGGGAAACTTCGTTCCGCGAGAGAAAGCGCCGCTTGGGGCGGTTTCTCTAGTGCACGCGGGTCGGCGACGCGAACAGCGCCGGATGGTGACTCCGGGCGGAGAGAAAGGCCTCGGCTTTACGCAGGGCCGTCTCTACCGAGTCCACTGCAGCGACTGGCTGCGCAGAGGACATACTGGGGTCACTCGCCATAAACTCCGCATGGCAATGTTGGCAAGAGACATTACGACCTAGGTCGTTTATCCGCACCTGCAGTCGCCGACCGCAAGTCGGACACTGCTGAATGAAGTAGGTAACGATCGACATCACGGAGTCTCCTACTACCGCAGGACCAATCTCGCCCACTGACGATTGAGTGCGATTGTAGAAAAGTCGGATCCTGGGTTCAACAACCCAGCTTAACAAAGCGAAATTAATTTCCCTTTAAGGCAGGTGAGAGGGATTTTAATTCGCACTAATGAAGTAAATCGGAATTTATGGATTGACGCGAATTGACCGATTCCGCCACCCAAAATGACCGCAAATGCGATAACCAATGCAGAAATCAGAGCTTGCGCGCTCCGCCTGGATTCAATTTGCAAGCTAAAGTTTGCAATAGGAATCAGCAGAGCATCACATTTACTTCTCTGATGCCGCCCCGCATTCTGCCAAGATCATGACTCGCCGCTACCTCGTACAATTTGCATGCGTGATAGCGCTTTTCTCCGCGCTGAGGGAAACGCATGCGCAGAATCTGGCGATTCGCGAGAAGCCATCGTTCGAGCAGATCGAACAGGTCGCCCGACGTCACTTCCTGGCGATCCGCGGTTTCCATGAAGACCAACTGCTGGTCGAGAGCGAAGTCCGCGACTTCTTGCCGCAACTGCGGCAACTTGGCTGGTGGTCGTTTCCGTGGCGCCGAGTCCCCCGCTACAGCCTGTCCGACGATCAATTTATCGTGAACCTGGTCTACGTGCGGCGGCCTCCGGTCGAACTCCCCCGCTGCATCGCGACGCCCGAGAAGGTCTATAACCGGATGGAGCGTCTCTCCTACTCGCCGATCGGCCGCATCCTGCTGTTGGAACTGGTGCAGCGCGACGATTTCTACTCGGCGATTCTGGAAGATCCCGAGACGCTTTGTGCAGAAAGCGACATCTTGTCCGAACTCGACGTCGTCGCCTCGGTCCGCGAGTTGAAGCTCGACGAACCGACCGGCCACGTCTATACGCTGCAGCAATTGGTCGATTCGCTGCGTCGCGAGTATACGACGGTCAACTAAAGCGAAGACGAGTTAGCGCACGCGTTTGGCCGATTGAATCACGACCGTCTCGACCGGCAGACCAGGGAAGCCTTCGACATCTTTGACCGGAGCGGCGGCGATCTTGTCGACCACGTCCATCCCTTCGATCACTTCGCCAAAGACGCAATAGCCATACTTCT
This region of Blastopirellula retiformator genomic DNA includes:
- a CDS encoding NIPSNAP family protein, encoding MKSFLLMSAALATVVFASFAQAEDKPVYELRIYTANEGKLDALNARFRDHTAGLFEKHGMQNMGYWTPLDSAQKENTLIYILKHDSPEAAKQSWAAFVADPEWQNAKAASEENGKLVKKAESVYMTETDFSPHNLKNGSDVRQFELRKYTCDPGRLPNLHKRFRDGELDLFTKAGMTHIFYFTPTDTPDVLIYVVAHKDDAAAQKSWASFRGDPEWVKMKAESRADGPVVTKVQSTMMVPTDYSPLK
- a CDS encoding YifB family Mg chelatase-like AAA ATPase → MLAKLRTFSLLGIDAVPVDIEVDISPTSMPKTVMVGLPEAAVKESIHRIERAIVNSGYVRPQDRVVVNMAPADLPKNAAAFDLPTSLGILAASGQIRSERFADYAVVGELALDGSMRPIKGSLSKAMQAAALGLKGIVLPAENGAEAAVVEEIEAIPVRSLAEAVGFLSGAIDIEPVPPRIEEYFRQYSSYDVDFADVRGQEMAKRALVIAAAAAHNLLMVGPPGSGKTMLAKRVPSILPDLTPSESVETTRIYSVTGRLPGNQPLLTQRPFRSPHHTISEAGLVGGGNPPSPGEISHSHNGVLFLDELPEFQRRTLEVMRQPLEDGNVTIARATRSTTFPADFMLVAAMNPCPCGYRNDPRRDCHCSVPQVERYIGKISGPLLDRIDIQIEVPAVPFSELSSKTPGISSEEMRAQVMEARKIQARRFIGSKTRYNGQMSSREIRKFCHLTDASMALLKQSVASLGLSARAHDKVLRTARTIADLDGATNIDIPHVSEAINYRMLDRGVG
- a CDS encoding M48 family metalloprotease yields the protein MIQFRCSGCQAAFNVSSDKQGKKGKCPKCGEIIQIPKQEAQVPKASPAAPHISTAQPARRSPGGVQRKSAKPAAPAAAARRTESVMPKQKLSDDQLRAAVMGSFRGSFERPKTRPLYVISALIVSVVMVALPLIYLAFIGLIGYGVYYHLVNHVGMLGVARGRAAIFVFLLYIAPPVVASIGILFMLKPLFARPAYEHRTRSLTEKSDPLLFEFVAKICSLVGAPFPKRIDIDDQMNASASFRNGMWSVLRGNDLVLTIGVPLAAGLTTRQFAGVLAHEFGHFSQGAGMRLTYVVRSISHWFARVVYMRDEWDVWLAETAEGVDLRIGVFLYLTMLFVWISRGLLWILMYIGHFAAGFLLRQMEYDADQYEIRLAGSTAFQQTSQRMRLINAAYGLSIEMLSAVFQRGAMVDDITAFLKVQLRHLPDEIKRDVKTSIESERTGLFDTHPCDRDRIAAAVAAQMPGVFHHEGLAVDLFGNFERLSKNVTWDRYCQLTGNRVAQDKLTPYRDLINEFKLDIFGEHSKENMKKEEALAIQHHLANPDRIPFDN
- a CDS encoding transposase — encoded protein: MGRPKRADEAGGIYHALNRGNSRAAIFDTPDDFDAFERILAEGLSRYPCQILAYQLMPNHWHLVVRPTADGGMSDLLRWVTLTHTMRRHAHRHTSGEGHIYQGRFKSFPVQDDRHFLVVCRYVERNARQAGLVTLAEDWKWGSLARWLAKPRRKPDLLTPWPIARPGHWKDRVNQAMSKKEVDAVRHAIRRGSPFGDPDWTQSIARRLNLDSTLRPRGRPKKVAPGRNKEF